A genomic region of Eucalyptus grandis isolate ANBG69807.140 chromosome 5, ASM1654582v1, whole genome shotgun sequence contains the following coding sequences:
- the LOC104443371 gene encoding abscisic acid receptor PYL3 — translation MNGREAVGTMEAQYIQRHHRHDPRDHQCTSALFKHIKAPVNLVWSLVRRFDQPQKYKPFISRCTMRGELGIGSVREVNVKSGLPATTSTERLELLDDEEHILGVRIVGGDHRLRNYSSVMTVHPEVIDGRPGTLVIESFVVDVPEGNTRDETCYFVEALIRCNLKSLADVSERMAVQDRTEPIDRF, via the exons ATGAACGGGAGGGAGGCGGTGGGGACAATGGAGGCGCAGTACATACAGAGGCACCACCGCCACGACCCCCGCGACCACCAGTGCACCTCCGCCCTCTTCAAGCACATCAAAGCCCCCGTCAACTTG GTGTGGTCTCTCGTGAGGAGATTCGACCAGCCCCAGAAGTACAAGCCCTTCATCAGCCGATGCACCATGAGGGGGGAGCTCGGGATCGGGAGCGTGCGCGAAGTTAATGTGAAGTCCGGTCTTCCTGCCACCACCAGCACGGAGAGGTTGGAGCTCCTTGACGATGAGGAGCACATTCTCGGCGTTCGGATTGTCGGCGGCGATCACAGGCTAAGG AATTATTCATCAGTAATGACGGTCCATCCGGAGGTCATCGATGGGAGACCAGGGACGCTGGTAATTGAATCTTTTGTGGTAGATGTGCCTGAAGGGAACACGAGGGATGAGACGTGCTACTTTGTTGAGGCCTTGATCAGGTGCAATCTGAAATCTCTGGCTGATGTCTCAGAGAGGATGGCTGTGCAGGACCGGACGGAACCCATCGATCGGTTTTGA
- the LOC104443373 gene encoding protein WHAT'S THIS FACTOR 1 homolog, chloroplastic — translation MEQRLLLQPSTPLPFSLLEKPRLPLKPRASCSPYHPEKTPFLGKALILRENSANPGHPVRTSCPVRAGVKRRKELSFDNVIQRDKKLKLVLKIRKILVSQPDWTMSLKELGRHKRALGLDKKRRLIALLRKFPGVFEILEEGVYSLKFKLTPEAERLYLEELKVRGEMEDLLVVKLRKLLMMSLEKRILLEKIAHLRTDLGLPLEFRDTICHRYPQYFKVVATSRGPALELTHWDPELAVSAVQLAEEDNRAREIEEKNLIIDRPPKFNRVMLPKGLVLSRGEMKRIHKFRYMPYISPYSDFSALQSGMPEKEKHACGVVHEILSLTVEKRTLVDHLTHFREEFRFSQQLRGMLIRHPDMFYVSLKGDRDSVFLREAYHGSHLVEKDRLLLIKEKFRSLVAVPRYPRKVVSKKDDDRADLMPERKDASDEEGGEDWSDVGDLMIEGEDGDDSEDDDFDGNYEDDWTEEDEDTPPDFDEDGSVVKVGIAKSIQQTGNSTKNEEKLYVPTFPDGRPRERW, via the coding sequence ATGGAACAGAGACTGCTGCTTCAGCCCTCAACtcctcttcccttctctcttctcGAAAAACCCAGATTGCCCTTGAAACCGCGCGCCTCATGCTCCCCGTATCATCCGGAAAAGACTCCATTTTTGGGCAAAGCTTTGATTTTGCGAGAGAACAGCGCGAATCCGGGACACCCAGTAAGAACTTCTTGTCCAGTGAGGGCTGGGGTGAAAAGAAGGAAGGAGCTCTCCTTTGATAATGTGATACAAAGAGACAAGAAGTTGAAACTGGTCCTCAAGATTAGGAAGATTCTTGTGAGCCAACCCGACTGGACAATGTCGCTGAAGGAACTAGGTAGGCACAAGAGGGCTCTTGGGTTGGATAAGAAACGGCGATTGATCGCTTTGTTGAGGAAGTTTCCTGGTGTgtttgaaattttggaagaaggGGTTTATTCTTTGAAGTTCAAGTTGACCCCTGAAGCAGAAAGGCTTTATCTCGAGGAGTTGAAGGTGAGGGGTGAGATGGAGGATCTGTTGGTAGTCAAGTTGAGAAAATTGCTCATGATGTCTCTGGAGAAGCGCATTTTACTCGAGAAGATTGCGCATTTGAGGACTGATCTGGGGCTTCCATTAGAATTCCGCGATACGATCTGCCACCGGTATCCACAGTACTTCAAAGTCGTAGCGACCTCGCGAGGCCCAGCTTTGGAGCTAACCCATTGGGATCCCGAGCTCGCAGTATCTGCTGTGCAGCTTGCTGAAGAGGATAACCGAGCGAGAGAGATTGAAGAGAAGAATTTGATCATTGATAGGCCGCCGAAGTTCAATAGAGTGATGTTGCCCAAGGGTCTGGTCTTGTCTAGGGGTGAGATGAAGAGGATTCATAAATTTAGATATATGCCGTATATATCCCCTTACTCTGATTTCTCGGCATTGCAGTCAGGTATGCCAGAGAAAGAGAAGCACGCCTGTGGGGTTGTCCATGAGATTTTGAGCCTCACTGTTGAGAAGAGAACTCTTGTAGATCACCTCACTCATTTTAGGGAGGAATTTAGATTCTCGCAGCAGCTGAGGGGTATGCTGATAAGGCATCCGGACATGTTTTATGTATCTCTAAAAGGGGACAGGGACTCGGTATTCCTGAGGGAAGCATACCATGGATCCCATTTAGTAGAGAAGGATCGCCTGTTGCTTATCAAGGAGAAGTTTCGGTCTCTTGTTGCTGTCCCTCGATATCCAAGGAAGGTTGTTTCCAAGAAGGATGACGATAGAGCAGACCTAATGCCAGAGCGAAAAGATGCAAGTGATGAGGAGGGTGGTGAAGACTGGTCGGATGTTGGTGACTTGATGATTGAAGGTGAAGATGGTGATGACAGCGAGGATGACGACTTTGATGGCAATTATGAGGATGATTGGactgaggaagatgaagatacACCACCAGATTTTGATGAAGATGGCAGTGTCGTGAAGGTTGGTATCGCCAAGTCAATTCAGCAGACTGGTAActccacaaagaatgaagaaaagcTTTATGTTCCCACATTTCCTGATGGTCGTCCTAGAGAACGCTGGTAG
- the LOC120293283 gene encoding chitinase domain-containing protein 1: MAKPAKRRDRRDGPAAAQNRKQPDASAEQGVPGDSASDRKLLLIFVVFFVLSPAVAVLVYRLKYAPVAEAPGSSARGGAGGGGGGLVKTDVTYQEVLAENSRVSENASRRNFGNPVLAYITPWNSKGYEIAKRFNSKFTHLSPVWYELKSQGSSLTLDGRHNADVEWISDLRKKGDAQVLPRVVLEALPTELLRKKKQRAKAIQLIVTECKEMGYDGIVLESWSRWAAYGILDDPELRSMALQFIQVLGRALHSVSLERSGGKNLQLVYVIGPPRSKELEMHDFGPADLQSLDGAVDGYSLMTYDFSGPNNPGPNAPLKWIHFVMRLLLGTGGDKGLGHKIFVGLNFYGNDFDLSGGGGAVTGADYLSLLEKHKPLLRWEKNSEEHFFVYTDQNNAKHAVFYPSLMSIFLRLEEARHWGAGISIWEIGQGLDYFYDLL; this comes from the exons ATGGCGAAGCCGGCGAAGAGACGGGATCGTCGAGACGGACCGGCGGCGGCGCAGAACCGGAAACAACCCGACGCGTCCGCTGAACAGGGCGTGCCGGGCGACTCGGCCTCGGATCGCAAGCTCCTCCTCATCTTCGTCGTGTTCTTCGTACTGTCCCCTGCCGTCGCGGTGCTCGTGTACCGTCTCAAATACGCTCCGGTTGCGGAGGCCCCAGGCTCTTCTGCAcgaggaggagcaggaggaggaggaggagggcttGTCAAGACTGACGTGACTTACCAGGAAGTTCTCGCT GAGAATTCTAGGGTCTCCGAGAATGCCTCCCGGCGGAATTTCGGTAATCCAGTGCTTGCTTACATCACCCCATG GAACTCAAAGGGCTATGAGATAGCAAAGCGGTTCAACTCCAAGTTTACACATTTGTCTCCTGTGTGGTATGAACTCAAGAG CCAAGGAAGCAGCTTAACCTTGGATGGGAGACATAATGCTGATGTGGAATGGATCTCAGATCTCAGAAAGAAAGGGGATGCTCAG GTTTTACCTAGAGTTGTTCTGGAGGCACTTCCTACAGAGCTGCtcaggaagaagaagcagagggCTAAGGCTATTCAGCTGATAGTAACCGAGTGCAA GGAAATGGGTTATGATGGCATTGTGCTAGAATCCTGGTCAAGGTGGGCTGCTTATGGGATCTTAGATGATCCAGAATTGCGGAGTATG GCACTCCAATTCATACAAGTACTTGGACGTGCACTTCATTCTGTCAGCTTGGAGAGGAGCGGGGGAAAAAACTTGCAGTTGGTCTATGTAATAGGTCCCCCACGTTCGAAAGAGCTAGAAATGCATGACTTCGGGCCAGCAGATCTTCAAAGCTTGGATGGTGCTGTAGATGGCTATTCTCTTATGACTTATGATTTCTCAGGCCCTAATAATCCTGGTCCTAATGCCCCTTTGAAGTGGATTCATTTCGTAATGCGGCTGCTTCTAGGTACTGGTGGGGATAAAGGACTTGGCCACAAAATATTTGTGGGTCTCAACTTCTATGGAAATGATTTTGACCTTTCCGGAG GTGGTGGAGCAGTTACCGGAGCAGATTACTTGTCTCTGCTGGAAAAGCACAAGCCTTTACTGCGGTGGGAAAAGAACAGTGAGGAGCACTTCTTCGTGTACACTGATCAAAACAATGCCAAACATGCAGTTTTCTACCCATCATTGATGTCAATATTCCTCCGCCTAGAGGAAGCACGTCATTGGGGAGCTGGcatctcaatttgggaaataGGGCAAGGACTTGATTACTTTTACGATCTTCTTTAG
- the LOC104443375 gene encoding rhodanese-like domain-containing protein 4, chloroplastic, with the protein MEALNAAGLTPISVLRDRKREPRKVSSLPSNSPLKLWNSSSSSNASPSFQEPVSRGFHGGLVLASSLISTGVAKALTYEEALQQSVSASAPEGGLDFDGRGVLDNVISFATENPVVIVGGAVILALPLVLSQILKPSKPFGVDSARNAYAKLGDDASAQLLDIRAPVEFRQVGSPDVRGLGKKPVSIVYKGDDKPGFLKKLSLKFKEPENTTLFILDKFDGNSELVAELVTVNGFKAAYAIKDGAEGPRGWMNSNLPWIPPRKALSLDLSNLTESISGAIGDGSDGVSVALGVAAATGLGLLAFSEVETILQLLGSAAIVQFVSKKLLFAEDRKGTLQQVDEFLNTKVAPKELVDEIKQIGRALLPTTASGKALPPPTETSSEPASTNNTMQKIETPAAPIPEPKVEAAAEPPIEVNSVPQKEVTAESLPGFMRALSPYPYYPDFKPPTSPSPSQP; encoded by the exons ATGGAGGCCCTCAATGCAGCAGGCTTGACACCAATCTCAGTCCTTCGTGACAGGAAAAGAGAACCCAGAAAAGTCTCGTCCCTCCCCTCAAATTCTCCACTCAAATTATGGAATTCCTCTTCTTCAAGCAACGCTTCACCCAGCTTTCAAGAGCCTGTGTCTAGGGGCTTCCATGGAGGTCTTGTTCTTGCATCGTCTCTTATTAGCACCGGCGTTGCCAAGGCCTTGACATATGAAGAGGCTCTGCAACAGTCAGTAAGCGCCTCAGCCCCTGAGGGCGGCCTCGACTTTGATGGGCGCGGTGTTCTTGATAATGTCATCAGTTTTGCCACCGAGAACCCTGTGGTCATAGTGGGCGGGGCTGTTATTTTGGCGCTTCCGTTGGTTCTGTCTCAAATTCTCAAGCCCTCAAAGCCATTTGGTGTTGATTCTGCTAGGAATGCTTATGCAAAGCTCGGTGATGATGCGAGTGCTCAGCTGCTTGATATAAGAGCCCCTGTAGAATTCAGACAAGTGGGTAGTCCAGATGTCCGCGGTTTGGGCAAGAAACCGGTTTCAATCGTGTATAAGGGAGATGATAAGCCAGGCTTCTTGAAGAAGCTGTCCTTGAAGTTCAAGGAGCCAGAAAACACTACCTTGTTCATTCTTGACAA ATTCGATGGGAATTCTGAACTTGTTGCAGAGCTGGTCACTGTGAATGGTTTCAAGGCAGCCTATGCAATTAAAGATGGGGCAGAAGGACCCCGAGGATGGATG AATAGCAATCTCCCTTGGATACCTCCAAGGAAAGCATTGAGTCTTGATCTTAGCAATCTCACAGAATCTATTAGCGGAGCAATTGGC GATGGCTCAGATGGCGTGTCAGTTGCCCTCGGTGTCGCAGCAGCTACTGGATTAGGTCTGCTGGCATTCTCAGAG gtAGAGACAATCCTACAACTTTTAGGCTCTGCTGCAATTGTCCAATTTGTCAGCAAGAAACTTCTTTTTGCTGAG GACCGGAAGGGGACACTGCAGCAGGTTGATGAGTTCTTGAACACTAAAGTTGCTCCCAAGGAACTGGTCGATGAAATAAAG caaattgGAAGGGCACTTCTTCCAACGACAGCTAGTGGCAAagctcttcctcctccgacagAAACTAGCTCAGAGCCCGCTTCCACCAATAATACCATGCAGAAGATTGAAACACCTGCTGCACCAATCCCAGAGCCGAAAGTAGAAGCAGCTGCAGAACCTCCTATTGAAGTAAACTCAGTACCCCAGAAGGAAGTAACAGCCGAATCACTTCCAGGATTTATGAGAGCTCTCTCTCCTTATCCATAT TACCCAGATTTCAAGCCTCCAACATCACCTTCTCCATCGCAGCCATGA